A genomic segment from Aegilops tauschii subsp. strangulata cultivar AL8/78 chromosome 1, Aet v6.0, whole genome shotgun sequence encodes:
- the LOC109755485 gene encoding V-type proton ATPase subunit E isoform X3 → MNDVDVGKQIQQMVRFIQQEAQEKASEISVAAEEDFNIEKLQLVESEKRKIRQEYERKQKQVDIRRKIEYSMELNAARIKVLQAQEDIVGEMKENASKTLVRVTKDTNVYRKILKSLIVQSLLRLRESSVVLRCREADRVHVEPVLEAAKKEYAEKLKVNLPKIIIDGKVHLPPQRLNDAAHGPACSGGVVLASQDGKIVCDNTLDTRVDVCFRQKLPEIRKKLYAQQVSQ, encoded by the exons ATGAACGATGTGGACGTCGGGAAGCAGATCCAGCAGATGGTCCGGTTCATCCAGCAGGAGGCCCAGGAGAAAGCCAGCGAGATCTCCGTCGCCGCAGAGGAG GATTTCAACATAGAGAAGCTGCAGCTGGTGGAGTCGGAGAAGCGGAAGATCAGGCAGGAGTACGAGCGCAAGCAGAAGCAGGTGGACATCCGCAGGAAGAT CGAGTACTCGATGGAGCTGAACGCGGCGCGCATCAAGGTGCTGCAGGCGCAGGAGGACATCGTGGGCGAGATGAAGGAGAACGCGTCCAAGACGCTCGTCCGCGTCACCAAGGACACCAACGTCTACCGGAAGATCCTCAAGAGCCTCATCGTGCAG AGCCTGCTCCGGCTGCGGGAGTCGTCGGTGGTGCTGCGGTGCAGGGAGGCGGACCGCGTCCACGTGGAGCCAGTGCTGGAGGCGGCCAAGAAGGAGTACGCCGAGAAGCTCAAGGTGAACCTCCCCAAGATCATCATCGACGGCAAGGTCCACCTCCCGCCGCAGAGGCTCAACGACGCCGCCCACGGACCCGCCTG CTCTGGCGGCGTGGTGCTGGCGTCGCAGGACGGCAAGATCGTCTGCGACAACACGCTGGACACCAGGGTGGATGTTTGCTTCAGGCAAAAGCTTCCTGAG ATCAGGAAGAAACTCTACGCTCAGCAGGTGTCACAATAA
- the LOC109755485 gene encoding V-type proton ATPase subunit E isoform X1, with the protein MNDVDVGKQIQQMVRFIQQEAQEKASEISVAAEEDFNIEKLQLVESEKRKIRQEYERKQKQVDIRRKIEYSMELNAARIKVLQAQEDIVGEMKENASKTLVRVTKDTNVYRKILKSLIVQSLLRLRESSVVLRCREADRVHVEPVLEAAKKEYAEKLKVNLPKIIIDGKVHLPPQRLNDAAHGPACSGGVVLASQDGKIVCDNTLDTRVDVCFRQKLPEVRDTTYVLRSCFLNPHRHSAFEMFLVLVLCRRSGRNSTLSRCHNNKSLNLVCAAIV; encoded by the exons ATGAACGATGTGGACGTCGGGAAGCAGATCCAGCAGATGGTCCGGTTCATCCAGCAGGAGGCCCAGGAGAAAGCCAGCGAGATCTCCGTCGCCGCAGAGGAG GATTTCAACATAGAGAAGCTGCAGCTGGTGGAGTCGGAGAAGCGGAAGATCAGGCAGGAGTACGAGCGCAAGCAGAAGCAGGTGGACATCCGCAGGAAGAT CGAGTACTCGATGGAGCTGAACGCGGCGCGCATCAAGGTGCTGCAGGCGCAGGAGGACATCGTGGGCGAGATGAAGGAGAACGCGTCCAAGACGCTCGTCCGCGTCACCAAGGACACCAACGTCTACCGGAAGATCCTCAAGAGCCTCATCGTGCAG AGCCTGCTCCGGCTGCGGGAGTCGTCGGTGGTGCTGCGGTGCAGGGAGGCGGACCGCGTCCACGTGGAGCCAGTGCTGGAGGCGGCCAAGAAGGAGTACGCCGAGAAGCTCAAGGTGAACCTCCCCAAGATCATCATCGACGGCAAGGTCCACCTCCCGCCGCAGAGGCTCAACGACGCCGCCCACGGACCCGCCTG CTCTGGCGGCGTGGTGCTGGCGTCGCAGGACGGCAAGATCGTCTGCGACAACACGCTGGACACCAGGGTGGATGTTTGCTTCAGGCAAAAGCTTCCTGAGGTACGTGATACTACATACGTGCTGCGCAGTTGTTTCCTTAATCCTCATCGTCATTCAGCGTTTGAAATGTTTCTCGTCTTGGTCTTGTGTCGCAGATCAGGAAGAAACTCTACGCTCAGCAGGTGTCACAATAATAAGTCTCTTAATTTAGTGTGCGCTGCCATTGTGTGA
- the LOC109755485 gene encoding V-type proton ATPase subunit E isoform X2, whose product MNDVDVGKQIQQMVRFIQQEAQEKASEISVAAEEDFNIEKLQLVESEKRKIRQEYERKQKQVDIRRKIEYSMELNAARIKVLQAQEDIVGEMKENASKTLVRVTKDTNVYRKILKSLIVQSLLRLRESSVVLRCREADRVHVEPVLEAAKKEYAEKLKVNLPKIIIDGKVHLPPQRLNDAAHGPACLDSSGGVVLASQDGKIVCDNTLDTRVDVCFRQKLPEIRKKLYAQQVSQ is encoded by the exons ATGAACGATGTGGACGTCGGGAAGCAGATCCAGCAGATGGTCCGGTTCATCCAGCAGGAGGCCCAGGAGAAAGCCAGCGAGATCTCCGTCGCCGCAGAGGAG GATTTCAACATAGAGAAGCTGCAGCTGGTGGAGTCGGAGAAGCGGAAGATCAGGCAGGAGTACGAGCGCAAGCAGAAGCAGGTGGACATCCGCAGGAAGAT CGAGTACTCGATGGAGCTGAACGCGGCGCGCATCAAGGTGCTGCAGGCGCAGGAGGACATCGTGGGCGAGATGAAGGAGAACGCGTCCAAGACGCTCGTCCGCGTCACCAAGGACACCAACGTCTACCGGAAGATCCTCAAGAGCCTCATCGTGCAG AGCCTGCTCCGGCTGCGGGAGTCGTCGGTGGTGCTGCGGTGCAGGGAGGCGGACCGCGTCCACGTGGAGCCAGTGCTGGAGGCGGCCAAGAAGGAGTACGCCGAGAAGCTCAAGGTGAACCTCCCCAAGATCATCATCGACGGCAAGGTCCACCTCCCGCCGCAGAGGCTCAACGACGCCGCCCACGGACCCGCCTG TTTGGATAGCTCTGGCGGCGTGGTGCTGGCGTCGCAGGACGGCAAGATCGTCTGCGACAACACGCTGGACACCAGGGTGGATGTTTGCTTCAGGCAAAAGCTTCCTGAG ATCAGGAAGAAACTCTACGCTCAGCAGGTGTCACAATAA